Proteins encoded in a region of the Mycobacterium branderi genome:
- a CDS encoding condensation domain-containing protein: MDSAVVVVREDRAGDRRLVGYFTGDADSGGLREQLAARLPGWMVPAAVVALDAIPLTVNGKLDVRALPAPDYRGQVYRAPAGPTEEILAGIYAQVLGLDRVGVDDSFFDLGGDSILSMQVVARARAAGLICKPRDIFVEQTVARLAQVAVVADSGDVSVDEGVGEVVATPIMRWLNSIGGPVEQFNQTMVVQTPKGISQADVVVVLQALLDRHPMLRLRVDDDGAAWSLQVPEAGSVDAAERLHPVEALSDEALIQARARLNPAAGAMLSALWAPDTAQLVLIIHHLAVDGVSWRILLEDLNIAWAQHRAGQEVRLPVTGTSFARWAALLAEHAYAAEVVEQAEVWRTVTAAPAALPPACPDADTHASAGHLSAALEDVEITRMLLTEVPAAFRAGIQDILLIAFGLAVAEFLATGGAPVGIDVEGHGRHEDLGPDVDLSRTVGWFTTKYPVSLNVGGLRWAQVTAGEAALGTVVKDAKEQLRALPDPLTYGLLRYLNTDVDLDGSDPPIGFNYLGRLGAAATDVSGDLWRISPEGLSLTGVAGAVPMPLGHTLELNAVTVDTDAGPHLHANWTWAASVLGEAQVNRLSRLWFDALTGICTHVRSGGGGLTPSDVALAGLSQQQINELERQYADR, encoded by the coding sequence GTGGATTCGGCGGTGGTGGTGGTTCGTGAGGACCGTGCTGGTGATCGGCGGTTGGTGGGTTATTTCACTGGTGATGCGGATTCGGGTGGGTTGCGTGAGCAGTTGGCGGCGCGGTTGCCGGGGTGGATGGTGCCTGCGGCGGTGGTGGCCCTTGATGCGATCCCGTTGACGGTTAACGGCAAGCTTGATGTTCGGGCGTTGCCGGCGCCGGATTACCGTGGGCAGGTGTATCGGGCTCCGGCCGGCCCGACCGAGGAGATCTTGGCCGGTATCTACGCCCAGGTGCTCGGGCTCGACAGGGTCGGCGTCGACGACTCCTTCTTCGATCTCGGCGGCGACAGCATCCTGTCCATGCAGGTCGTGGCGCGGGCTCGTGCCGCCGGACTGATATGCAAGCCACGCGACATCTTCGTCGAGCAGACCGTCGCCCGGCTGGCCCAGGTGGCCGTCGTCGCCGACAGCGGCGATGTATCGGTTGACGAAGGCGTGGGCGAGGTCGTCGCTACTCCAATCATGCGATGGCTCAACAGCATCGGCGGCCCGGTTGAGCAGTTCAACCAGACGATGGTGGTGCAGACCCCGAAGGGGATCAGCCAAGCCGACGTCGTCGTCGTCCTGCAGGCCCTGCTGGATCGGCATCCCATGCTGCGGCTGCGCGTCGACGATGACGGCGCCGCGTGGTCATTGCAAGTGCCCGAGGCGGGTTCGGTGGACGCCGCTGAGCGCCTGCATCCGGTGGAGGCGCTATCCGACGAGGCGCTGATCCAGGCGCGGGCCCGGCTGAATCCCGCCGCCGGGGCGATGCTCAGCGCGCTGTGGGCGCCCGACACCGCACAGCTGGTCTTGATCATCCACCACCTGGCCGTCGACGGAGTGTCGTGGCGAATCCTGTTGGAGGACCTCAACATCGCGTGGGCGCAGCATCGCGCCGGGCAGGAGGTGCGATTGCCGGTGACCGGCACGTCGTTTGCCCGGTGGGCTGCACTGCTGGCCGAGCACGCCTATGCCGCCGAAGTCGTTGAGCAGGCTGAGGTTTGGCGAACAGTGACGGCCGCCCCCGCCGCGCTGCCACCCGCGTGCCCCGACGCGGATACCCACGCGAGCGCCGGGCACCTGTCGGCGGCGCTGGAGGACGTGGAGATCACCCGCATGCTGCTCACAGAGGTGCCGGCGGCGTTTCGTGCCGGAATCCAAGACATCCTGTTGATCGCATTCGGGTTGGCGGTGGCGGAGTTTCTCGCCACAGGTGGCGCGCCCGTCGGCATCGACGTCGAGGGCCACGGACGCCACGAGGACCTGGGCCCCGATGTTGACCTGTCGCGTACCGTGGGATGGTTTACCACCAAATATCCGGTGTCGCTCAATGTGGGTGGGCTGCGCTGGGCGCAAGTGACCGCCGGCGAGGCGGCGCTGGGGACGGTGGTCAAAGACGCCAAGGAACAGCTGCGCGCCCTGCCGGACCCGTTGACGTATGGCCTGCTTCGGTACCTGAACACCGACGTCGACCTGGACGGGTCCGATCCGCCAATCGGATTCAATTATCTCGGGCGGCTAGGCGCAGCAGCGACCGACGTGTCCGGCGACCTGTGGCGCATCAGCCCAGAGGGCTTGTCTCTCACCGGAGTTGCCGGCGCGGTGCCGATGCCGCTGGGGCACACCCTGGAACTCAATGCCGTCACTGTCGACACCGACGCCGGCCCGCACTTGCACGCCAACTGGACGTGGGCAGCCTCGGTTCTGGGCGAAGCACAGGTAAACCGCCTGAGCCGGTTGTGGTTTGACGCCCTGACCGGTATCTGCACGCACGTGCGATCCGGCGGCGGCGGGCTGACGCCATCGGATGTCGCGCTCGCCGGGCTCAGCCAACAACAGATCAACGAGCTCGAGAGGCAATATGCAGATCGCTGA
- a CDS encoding AMP-binding protein, which translates to MAGDPSVAEVLGQVRARSLAAYEHQDVPFEVLVERLNPARSLAHHPLVQVMLGWQNVPGGGGDAVGGLALGDMQVSEVPIDTHTARMDLSFSLAERFTDSGEPAGICGMVEFRTDVFDAASVRLLVERLERVLAAMAADPTRALSSVDVLGEAEHAGLDVVGNRAVLSRPVTAVSVPVLVAEHVVRAPEAVAISCGAVSLTYRELDEAANRLAHLLVGRGVGAGQCVALLLERSAQAVVAMLAVLKSGAAYLPIDAALPDARVEFMLSDAAPVAVITTAALAQRVAGYGVAVVDVDDVGLGGQPVTALPAPGADDIAYLIYTSGTTGVPKGVAVTHRNLAHLARSMPPDLPAAQVWTQCHSYAFDFSVWEIWAALLGGHRLVVVPESVTASPDEFHDLLIGEQVNVLTQTPSAVGALSPQGLESVALLLGGEPCPAEVVDRWAPGRVVINAYGPTEATVYASMSTRCRSAPMWCPSVRRHRPRRCLCWMGGCGGCRWGGGELYVAGLGWGLGIGGGLGCLRLGLWRVRLVGLGSGCIARGIWCGGVVMGSWSMWGGLMSRSRFVGIGLSWGRFRLR; encoded by the coding sequence GTGGCCGGCGATCCGAGTGTTGCTGAGGTTTTGGGGCAGGTGCGGGCGCGCAGCCTGGCCGCTTATGAGCATCAGGATGTGCCGTTCGAGGTGTTGGTGGAGCGGCTCAATCCGGCTCGGAGCTTGGCGCATCATCCGCTGGTGCAGGTGATGTTGGGTTGGCAGAACGTGCCCGGGGGTGGCGGGGATGCTGTTGGCGGGTTGGCGTTGGGTGATATGCAGGTCAGCGAGGTGCCGATCGACACTCATACCGCCCGCATGGATCTGTCGTTTTCGTTGGCCGAACGTTTCACCGACTCCGGTGAGCCCGCCGGGATTTGCGGGATGGTGGAGTTTCGCACCGATGTGTTTGACGCCGCCAGTGTTCGGTTGTTGGTGGAGCGCTTGGAGCGGGTGCTGGCGGCGATGGCCGCGGACCCGACCCGAGCGCTCTCGTCGGTGGATGTGCTGGGTGAGGCTGAGCATGCCGGGTTGGATGTGGTGGGTAATCGGGCGGTGTTGAGCCGGCCGGTGACGGCGGTGTCGGTTCCGGTGTTGGTGGCCGAGCATGTGGTGCGCGCTCCGGAGGCGGTGGCGATCAGCTGTGGTGCGGTGTCGTTGACGTATCGGGAGCTGGATGAGGCCGCGAATCGGTTGGCGCATCTGTTGGTTGGCCGTGGGGTGGGTGCGGGGCAGTGTGTGGCGCTGCTGTTGGAGCGCTCCGCGCAGGCGGTGGTGGCGATGCTGGCGGTGCTCAAGTCTGGTGCGGCTTATCTGCCGATCGATGCGGCATTGCCTGATGCGCGGGTCGAGTTCATGCTCAGCGATGCCGCGCCGGTCGCGGTGATCACCACGGCCGCGTTGGCGCAGCGGGTGGCCGGGTATGGGGTGGCGGTTGTCGATGTTGATGATGTTGGGCTTGGTGGGCAGCCTGTTACGGCGCTGCCGGCGCCGGGCGCCGACGATATTGCGTATCTGATTTACACCTCGGGCACGACCGGGGTGCCCAAAGGGGTGGCGGTCACCCACCGCAACCTGGCTCACTTGGCGCGGTCGATGCCCCCGGATCTGCCGGCGGCGCAGGTGTGGACGCAGTGTCATTCGTATGCGTTCGACTTTTCGGTGTGGGAGATCTGGGCTGCCCTGCTTGGCGGTCACCGGCTGGTGGTGGTGCCCGAGTCGGTGACAGCTTCTCCAGATGAGTTTCACGACTTGCTGATTGGTGAACAGGTCAATGTGTTGACGCAGACTCCGTCGGCGGTGGGTGCGTTGTCGCCGCAGGGTTTGGAGTCGGTGGCGTTGCTGCTCGGTGGTGAGCCGTGCCCGGCCGAGGTGGTCGATCGCTGGGCGCCGGGGCGGGTGGTGATCAACGCCTACGGGCCCACCGAGGCCACCGTGTATGCCTCGATGAGCACCCGTTGCCGGTCGGCGCCGATGTGGTGCCCATCGGTGCGCCGGCATCGACCGCGGCGTTGTTTGTGTTGGATGGGTGGTTGCGGCGGGTGCCGGTGGGGTGGTGGGGAGTTGTATGTGGCTGGTTTGGGGTGGGGGTTGGGTATTGGGGGCGGGCTGGGTTGTCTGCGGCTCGGTTTGTGGCGTGTCCGTTTGGTGGGGTTGGGCAGCGGATGTATCGCACGGGGGATTTGGTGCGGTGGCGTGGTGATGGGCAGTTGGAGTATGTGGGGCGGGTTGATGAGCAGGTCAAGGTTCGTGGGTATCGGATTGAGTTGGGGGAGGTTCAGGCTGCGTTAA
- a CDS encoding methyltransferase family protein, which yields MKTLPKTLVFGLVEPAAFGLLIFLAAGTFHYWQAWVFLAVFTLSMWIPGVYLLRTNPVALQRRMRAGPGAETRMAQKVISAGWFSSLAAIFVLSALDHRFGWSVVPTPVCLLGDALVAVALVVVMLVVVQNSHAAATVRVEDGQKVVSTGLYGLVRHPMYTGNVIMMVAIPLALGSYWGLLGVLAGLFVLALRIRDEEKMLREELAGYREYAQKVRYRLVPCMW from the coding sequence GTGAAGACCCTTCCTAAAACGTTGGTATTCGGGCTCGTTGAGCCCGCGGCGTTCGGCTTGTTGATTTTTCTCGCGGCAGGCACATTCCATTACTGGCAAGCGTGGGTTTTCCTGGCGGTGTTCACTCTTTCGATGTGGATTCCGGGCGTCTACTTGCTGCGTACGAATCCCGTTGCGCTCCAGCGGCGAATGCGGGCCGGCCCGGGCGCGGAGACCCGAATGGCGCAGAAGGTCATCAGCGCCGGCTGGTTCTCGTCGCTGGCGGCCATATTCGTGCTCAGCGCCCTCGACCATCGCTTCGGCTGGTCGGTGGTGCCGACGCCGGTCTGCTTGCTTGGTGATGCGCTGGTCGCGGTTGCCCTCGTCGTGGTGATGCTGGTGGTCGTCCAAAACAGCCACGCTGCCGCGACGGTCCGCGTGGAGGACGGTCAGAAAGTGGTCTCCACCGGCCTGTATGGGCTGGTGCGCCACCCCATGTACACCGGCAATGTGATCATGATGGTCGCTATTCCCCTTGCGCTCGGTTCCTACTGGGGACTTCTCGGCGTCCTCGCCGGCCTTTTTGTGCTGGCCTTGCGCATCCGCGACGAAGAAAAGATGCTCCGGGAAGAGTTGGCGGGATACCGCGAGTACGCACAGAAAGTCCGCTATCGCCTGGTGCCGTGTATGTGGTAG
- a CDS encoding MbtH family protein, with protein MSINPFDDDNGSFFVLVNDEEQHSLWPTFADVPAGWRVVYGEADRAACLDYIEQNWTDIRPKSLRDRLAEGRAFVQ; from the coding sequence GTGAGCATCAATCCGTTTGACGACGACAATGGCAGCTTTTTTGTCTTGGTCAACGACGAAGAGCAACACAGTCTGTGGCCGACCTTCGCCGATGTACCCGCCGGTTGGCGGGTCGTTTACGGAGAAGCGGACCGTGCTGCGTGTCTGGACTACATCGAGCAGAACTGGACTGATATACGGCCCAAGAGTCTGCGCGACAGGCTGGCAGAAGGTCGAGCTTTTGTTCAGTAA